GAGCCGTTCTGGCTAATTACCTCGCTCACCGTGCGAATCGTGTATGGAAAATCCTCCACGGTCGGAATCACCGGCAGCAACGCTCGCTCCGCCAGCGCCCCGTGGCCAATCTCGCGGCGGCCCGGCGAGCGCATCGGCTTCACCTCGCCACCCGAGTAACCCGGCGCATTGTAGTGGTGCATGTAGCGCTTGGTGGTGTCTTCTTCCATCGTGTCGATGAGCTGCGCGTAGCTCGTGCTCGCCAGCGTCGTCACGTTGAGCACCTGCGTGCTCCCGCGCGTAAACAACGCCGAACCATGCGTGCGCGGTAGCAAGCCAACCTGGCTCGAAATCGGTCGCACTTCGGTGGTCTTGCGCCCATCGGGTCGCTCGCCGTCTTCCAAAATCGCCCGGCGAATTTCGTAATCCATCACCTTCCGGAATGCCACCTCAATATCACTGTGCTCATAGTTTTCGCCAAATTGCGTCACTGTCTCACCTTCCAGGTTGCGCAGAGCATCATGCCGCGCATAGTGATCCTGGTGCCGCACCGCCGGCCCCAATTTGCCGTCCAAAAAGTGCTTGATCGACGCCACCAACTCCTCGTTGGCCAGCACGAGCTCATACGGCTTTTCCTTCGCCCCCAGCTCTTTGGCGATCTTCTCCTGCAGCTCAATCAGCGGCTGAATGCTTTTGTGCGCCAGCTCGATCGCCGCAATCATCGTCGCCTCATCCACCTCATTGGCACCCGCTTCCACCATCATGATGGCGTCTTTGGTACCAGCCACAGTCAAATCAAGCTTCGACTCGGCCATCTGCGATTCGCTCGGGAATACCACCAGCTCATCATCCACCAAACCAATCCGCACGCCTGCCACCGGCCCCTCAAATGGCGCACCGCTCAGGCTCAGCGCCATCGACACCGCCGTCATCGCGATAATGTTGGGCGCAAATTCCAGGTCCGCGCTCACCACCATCGCCACCGACTGCACATCGTGCCGATAGCCCTTGGGAAACAGCGGCCGAATCGGCCGGTCGATCAACCGCGCACTCAGCGTAGCGCGCTCGCTCGCCCGCCCCTCGCGCTTAATAAATCGGCTGCCCGAAATCTTACCCGCAGCATAAAACCGCTCTTCGTAATCAATCAGCAGCGGGAAAAAATCCACGCCATCGCGCGGCGTATTGCTCACCACAGCCGTACCAAACACCACCGTATCGCCATAGCGCACGGTCACGGCACCATCGGCCAAAAAGCCCATTTTACCGGTCTCAATCGTCAGTTCCCGGCCGGCAAACTCAGTCTTAAACGACCGGGCTTTACCCCCGAACGGGTGAATAATCTCTTGTTTCATGTAGTTCCTTAACGGCTTGCGCATACGTGCCAGGGACAAGGGATCAACCGCATAAGGTAGATTCATCCCAAAGCTCTAACACATACTCACGGACGCGCACGCGTTAATTGGTAGCGTAGCCTGGAGGTATGTGCGGACATTGTACCATACCGCGTGTTAGCGGCGCAGATCGAGCTTCTTGAGCACATCCCGGTAGCGCGACGGATCACGCTTGTTGAGATAATCAAGCAACCGGCGGCGCTTGCTCACCATCTTGAGCAGACCACGGCGGGAGTGCTCATCTTTTTTGTGCAATTGGAGATGCTTTGTAAGCTCTTTGATCTGCTCGGTAAAAATACCCACCTGAACCTCCGGCGAGCCGGTGTCCTTCTTGTGGGTCTGTAGACCTGTAATAACCTTGGTTTTCGATTCAGGTTTTAACATAACGCAATCGATATTAGCACTTTTTACCTATCTAATCAAGTACCCGTGCCAACGACACTATCAAAAGGCCTACGCGTAGCGATTTCTCAGCCTACCGTACGGCCAGCTCTGGCCACAACCCATCGAGACCGAACCTAAACTCTGAAGACCGCGGTATTCAGAACTTGGGTCGGTCCCGCCCGACCAGCGCGCCTTGTGAGCGCGGGGGTCGGACGGGTTATGACCGGTAGTACAGCTGGCTAGGCGGCCGAAGAAGCGGCGAGTGGCGGTGGCTTGGGGGTCCACGCAGCGTCGAGCGGCGGCGGTCCGAGGACCTTGCCACTCGGCAGAATCTCACCATTATCCGCGAAGGTCACGACGCCGTTGCAACGAGTAGCCCATCCCTGATCACCCATGTGATCCGAGACAACGACCGCTTGGTCGCGGTTGGGGGCCTCTGCCGGCGGGCAGGTGGGGTTGTGTTGGCACATTTCGTACCTCTTTTCTCCAGGACGAATCCCGGAACCGGCGGACGGAACGAACCCTGCGGGGCCGCAGACGCTCGTTTGGCGCTGTGCTGTATACACGATCAAGTGAAAGATCTTGGGGGCGGCCGCACGTACAGGGCAGAATGTCTCGTGCGGAGGCGGTCGTCTCCTGGCTGACCTGCGTTACCGCAGAGCAATCAGCAAACGATCATTACTACATGTTACCACGTTTATATTTTTTTGTCAACCATTTCTGTCACAACATTCAATAAACCACCTTGGATTCTACTCCATATGTAGAAATATTTACATAGACCTCCTTTTTGCGTTCGGAACTAAACGTTTTTCAGATACAAACGAACGTTTTTCGCTTCCACCAAGGCCAAATCCTGCGCCTCGGTCAAGCGATACTCCCCCACCTCGGTCCGCACCAGGCCCGAAAGATACGCCCCCGTCTCGAGCAGCGCGCCCAAATCCTCCGCCAACGTCCGAATATAGGTGCCGCTCGACACTTTGGCCTCCAGCTCCACGACCGGATAATCATACCGAGTCAGCACATTCTCATACACCGTCACCTGCCGGCTCGGCATCACCACGGTCTCGCCGGCCCGCGCTCGCTTGTACGCCTCCTTGCCCCCAATCTTGATCGCCGAATACACCGGCGGCGTCTGCGTGATCATCCCGGTCAACTGGGCGATCGCCGTCGCCACCGCGGCCCGATCAGGTACCGCCGCACTCACGAGCGTCTTCTCGCCTTCGCCATCGCCGGTGCTGCTAGTAGCACCCAGGGTTATTTGCGCCACGTAGCGCTTATCGAGCTTTGTCAGCACCTCAGCCCGCTTGCACGCCGCGCCAAACAACATCAGCATCATGCCGGTCGCCAACGGGTCAAGCGTGCCCGCATGACCGATCTTGCGCACCCCCGTTTGCCGCCGCAGCCGCCGAATAACATCAAATGAAGACAAGCCAACCGGCTTGTCGATTAAAAGCAGCCCATTAATTTCCGGGGTCGAGGCTTCCAAAGCCGCTACGAAACCCCTTGTCCGGCCCGCGGCTCAGTCGCCGGTTGATCCACATTAAACATCTCGGCCGCCGCAGCAAAATCAGCCGCCGGCATACCCTGCGGACGCTCAACGACTACAGGCGCCGGAGCGGCAGCGGCTACGGGCGTGGCTTCGCGCACCAACTCAAGCTGCGCCTCGTGCACGGGCGCCGGAGCCGACTCCGGCTCGCTCAGTTCAATGTGACTCGGCTGAATAATCGGCAGGTCCGGCGCAGCCGTTGGTTGTTCGTAGGTCGGCGGCGTACTCACCGGCGCGGGAGTCGTGGCCACCGTCGTCGATGCCTGAGTTGCCGCGGCTGCCGGAGCTGATTCCGCCACAGCCGGCCGCACGGCGGCGGGCTGGCTCGGCGCCGCCGCACGCTCAACCGTGCGCTCGCGTTCGGGCGCACGCTCACTGCTCCGCTCGGGCGCACGCTCACTCCGCTCAGCAGGGCGCTCCGCGGTACGCTCGGGCCGATTGCGATCACCACTGCGCTCGCCGCGGTCCTGATTACCACCTCGGTCCTGACCCCCAGACCGCTCACCCCGATCCTGGCCGCCCCGCGATTCAGACTTACCGTCGCGATACAGCGCCCGCACCACCGCCTGTTGGCGAGCACCCGCTGCCATCATTTGCGCCGCCACCGTCAAGCTCTTCGGGCTCGTATGCGAAGCCGTAAAACGATCAGTCGAAGCCACAATCCCCATCAGCAGCGCCGTCGCAATTTCGGCGTCAATAATACCGCTCTGCAAACTTTCACTCAGCGCCACCAACATTTCGCACAAACTCGAAGCATTCGGCTCGATCAAGTTAACCGCTGCGTAGTTTTCATTGGAACGATGGAAGTCGAGGTTAACCATCGGAATCGTTTCAAACGACGCCAAATTCTGCTCGTAAATCCGGTCAATCCGCGCCCGCGTCGGCACGCCCAGCACAATCGCCAGATCGTAGTGAAACGCCCCATAGCCAAACGTCACATCGCTCGGCGCAAAACTACCCCGAGACGGCGTCAAATGAATATTGAGCTTGTTCTCAGCCACTTCGT
This portion of the Candidatus Saccharimonadia bacterium genome encodes:
- a CDS encoding DUF5999 family protein; the protein is MCQHNPTCPPAEAPNRDQAVVVSDHMGDQGWATRCNGVVTFADNGEILPSGKVLGPPPLDAAWTPKPPPLAASSAA
- the truB gene encoding tRNA pseudouridine(55) synthase TruB yields the protein MEASTPEINGLLLIDKPVGLSSFDVIRRLRRQTGVRKIGHAGTLDPLATGMMLMLFGAACKRAEVLTKLDKRYVAQITLGATSSTGDGEGEKTLVSAAVPDRAAVATAIAQLTGMITQTPPVYSAIKIGGKEAYKRARAGETVVMPSRQVTVYENVLTRYDYPVVELEAKVSSGTYIRTLAEDLGALLETGAYLSGLVRTEVGEYRLTEAQDLALVEAKNVRLYLKNV
- a CDS encoding polyribonucleotide nucleotidyltransferase, translated to MKQEIIHPFGGKARSFKTEFAGRELTIETGKMGFLADGAVTVRYGDTVVFGTAVVSNTPRDGVDFFPLLIDYEERFYAAGKISGSRFIKREGRASERATLSARLIDRPIRPLFPKGYRHDVQSVAMVVSADLEFAPNIIAMTAVSMALSLSGAPFEGPVAGVRIGLVDDELVVFPSESQMAESKLDLTVAGTKDAIMMVEAGANEVDEATMIAAIELAHKSIQPLIELQEKIAKELGAKEKPYELVLANEELVASIKHFLDGKLGPAVRHQDHYARHDALRNLEGETVTQFGENYEHSDIEVAFRKVMDYEIRRAILEDGERPDGRKTTEVRPISSQVGLLPRTHGSALFTRGSTQVLNVTTLASTSYAQLIDTMEEDTTKRYMHHYNAPGYSGGEVKPMRSPGRREIGHGALAERALLPVIPTVEDFPYTIRTVSEVISQNGSSSMASVCGSTLSLMDAGVPIRKPVAGIAMGLVTDHEKAGKYVILSDIQGAEDFAGDMDFKVAGTKDGITALQMDIKVKGITPEIMSKALAQAKTGREHIMTRMMEVLDAPRGEMSEYAPRISKLMINPEKIKDVIGKGGETINRIIAETGVEIDIEDSGLVMIASTDADGAERAIAIIRGLTEDPEVGTIYEGTVVKLMEFGAFVNVLPGKDGLVHVSQMSDKRVEKVSDVVKLGDKVRVKLLEIDGQGRLNLSMKAVGDQHS
- the rpsO gene encoding 30S ribosomal protein S15 → MLKPESKTKVITGLQTHKKDTGSPEVQVGIFTEQIKELTKHLQLHKKDEHSRRGLLKMVSKRRRLLDYLNKRDPSRYRDVLKKLDLRR
- a CDS encoding DHH family phosphoesterase — its product is MDLTPKQQTSEAIRQAETILILTGQHPSVDQATAVLALAAILRKFGKTVTPIISDNPPASVAALEMGTVERGLGGSRDFLLKVDVSKAEVDQLRYEVAENKLNIHLTPSRGSFAPSDVTFGYGAFHYDLAIVLGVPTRARIDRIYEQNLASFETIPMVNLDFHRSNENYAAVNLIEPNASSLCEMLVALSESLQSGIIDAEIATALLMGIVASTDRFTASHTSPKSLTVAAQMMAAGARQQAVVRALYRDGKSESRGGQDRGERSGGQDRGGNQDRGERSGDRNRPERTAERPAERSERAPERSSERAPERERTVERAAAPSQPAAVRPAVAESAPAAAATQASTTVATTPAPVSTPPTYEQPTAAPDLPIIQPSHIELSEPESAPAPVHEAQLELVREATPVAAAAPAPVVVERPQGMPAADFAAAAEMFNVDQPATEPRAGQGVS